A window from Pseudomonas moraviensis encodes these proteins:
- a CDS encoding YgfZ/GcvT domain-containing protein → MADSAFFCTLSHEGVLAVRGADAGKFLQGQLTCNINYLSDTRASLGARCTQKGRMQSSFRILLEGDGVVMAMASELLEPQLADLKKYAVFSKSKLTDESAAWVRFGLEHGDAALTSLGLALPAETDSVVRHESLIAIRVSPERAELWVPAVQAQNIQSQLSSTLPEGDLNQWLLGQIRAGIGQVMPSTRELFIPQMLNLQAVGGVSFKKGCYTGQEIVARMQYLGKLKRRLYRLRLDTAELPEPGTQLFAPSHNSSIGEVVLAANAEGNIELLAVLQAEAAEAGDLHLGALEGPALHLLDLPYELDRDREIQR, encoded by the coding sequence ATGGCCGATTCTGCTTTTTTCTGCACCCTGTCTCATGAAGGCGTACTCGCGGTTCGCGGTGCGGACGCCGGAAAATTTCTGCAAGGCCAGTTGACCTGCAATATCAATTACCTGAGTGACACCCGCGCCAGCCTCGGCGCCCGCTGCACGCAGAAAGGCCGGATGCAGTCGAGCTTCCGTATCCTGCTGGAAGGTGACGGCGTGGTGATGGCGATGGCCAGCGAGCTGCTCGAACCACAACTGGCCGACCTGAAAAAATACGCGGTGTTCTCCAAATCGAAACTGACCGATGAAAGCGCCGCCTGGGTGCGCTTCGGCCTGGAGCATGGCGACGCAGCCTTGACCAGCCTCGGTCTGGCACTGCCGGCCGAAACCGATAGCGTCGTGCGCCACGAAAGCCTGATTGCGATTCGCGTCTCGCCCGAGCGCGCCGAACTCTGGGTGCCCGCCGTCCAGGCGCAGAACATCCAGAGCCAATTGTCCTCGACGCTGCCCGAGGGCGATCTGAATCAATGGCTGCTCGGCCAGATCCGCGCCGGTATCGGTCAGGTCATGCCAAGCACCCGCGAGCTGTTCATCCCGCAGATGCTCAATCTGCAGGCGGTCGGCGGCGTGAGTTTCAAGAAAGGCTGCTACACCGGCCAGGAAATCGTTGCGCGCATGCAGTACCTGGGCAAGCTCAAACGTCGCCTGTATCGCTTGCGCCTTGACACGGCTGAGCTGCCGGAGCCCGGCACTCAGTTGTTTGCCCCAAGCCACAACAGCTCGATCGGCGAAGTGGTGCTGGCGGCCAATGCCGAGGGAAACATTGAACTCCTGGCCGTGTTGCAGGCCGAAGCTGCCGAAGCCGGTGACTTGCATCTGGGCGCCCTCGAAGGCCCCGCGCTGCATCTGCTCGACCTGCCTTACGAACTGGATCGCGACCGCGAAATCCAGCGCTGA
- a CDS encoding HDOD domain-containing protein, giving the protein MSELAEKVQQDLVAAIDNDDLVLPTLPEVALQIRKAAEDPEISVSDLSKVIGRDTALSARLIKVVNSPLLRAAQEVTDLHTAITRLGINYSSNLAIGLVMEQIFNARSEVVEQKMREVWRSSLEIAGVSYALCRRHTQLKPDQAALGGLVHQIGVLPILTYAEDHNELLSDAVSLTHVIEQIHPLLGEKLLRVWEFPERLVQLPLLYEDFQRDSAKIDYVDLVQVANLYCRKGTDHPFARIDPLSVPAFRKLGIDPENKQFCADLEESRSMFY; this is encoded by the coding sequence ATGAGCGAACTGGCGGAAAAGGTCCAACAGGATTTGGTTGCGGCCATCGATAACGATGACCTGGTTCTGCCAACGTTGCCGGAAGTGGCCCTGCAAATCCGCAAGGCCGCCGAGGATCCGGAAATCAGCGTCAGCGATCTGAGCAAAGTCATCGGCCGTGACACTGCGCTGTCGGCGCGCCTGATCAAAGTGGTCAACAGCCCGCTGCTACGCGCCGCGCAGGAAGTCACTGACCTGCACACCGCCATCACCCGCCTGGGCATCAACTACAGCAGCAACCTGGCGATCGGTCTGGTCATGGAGCAGATCTTCAACGCCCGCTCCGAAGTGGTCGAACAGAAGATGCGCGAAGTCTGGCGCAGCAGCCTGGAGATCGCCGGTGTGAGTTATGCGCTGTGTCGTCGTCACACTCAGCTCAAGCCGGATCAGGCGGCGCTCGGCGGCCTGGTGCATCAGATTGGTGTGTTGCCGATTTTGACCTACGCCGAAGACCACAACGAGTTGCTCTCGGATGCGGTCAGCCTCACTCATGTGATCGAGCAGATTCATCCATTGCTGGGCGAGAAGTTGCTGCGGGTCTGGGAGTTTCCCGAACGGCTGGTGCAACTGCCATTGCTGTACGAGGACTTTCAGCGCGACTCGGCCAAAATCGATTACGTCGATTTGGTGCAAGTAGCGAACCTGTATTGCCGCAAGGGTACCGACCATCCTTTCGCGCGGATTGATCCGCTGAGTGTTCCGGCGTTCAGAAAGCTGGGGATTGATCCGGAGAACAAGCAGTTTTGCGCGGATCTGGAAGAGTCGCGGTCGATGTTTTACTGA
- a CDS encoding sensor histidine kinase, with product MHKPSSLRWRLLWNLGWLLVVLMLASGLSAYWNGREAADTAYDRTLLASARTIAAGLSQRDGSLSADVPYVALDTFAYDSAGRIYYQVNDIHQKLISGYENLPGPPPGTPRTHSYPALARFYNAKYNGQNVRVVSLLKAVSEPNMNGMAEIRVAETDEARVSMARSLAADTLLRLGMLAVGALLLVWFAVSAALRPLERLRTAVEERQPDDLRPLPLVEVQHELGPLVRALNHFTERLRGQFERQAQFIADAAHELLTPLAALKARLELGLRSNEPETWRTTLESSAQSTDRLTHLANQLLSLARVENGARAIAEGGAQLLDLSQLARELGMAMAPLAHKRGVALALEADEPVWLRGEPTLLNELLSNLVDNALAHTPQGGNVILRVTAPAVLEVEDDGPGIPQEERDRVFERFYRRNQQVAGSGLGLAIVGEICRAHLAQITLHDGEQAGLKVRVSFIAG from the coding sequence ATGCATAAGCCCAGCAGCCTGCGCTGGCGGTTGCTGTGGAACCTCGGATGGTTGCTGGTGGTGCTGATGCTCGCCAGTGGCTTGAGCGCTTACTGGAATGGTCGCGAAGCCGCCGACACCGCGTATGACCGCACACTGCTGGCCTCGGCGCGGACCATTGCGGCCGGGTTGTCGCAGCGCGATGGCAGCCTCAGCGCCGACGTGCCTTACGTGGCACTGGACACCTTCGCCTACGACAGCGCCGGGCGCATCTATTATCAGGTCAACGACATCCACCAGAAGCTGATTTCCGGCTACGAGAATCTGCCCGGGCCACCGCCCGGCACGCCGCGCACGCACAGCTATCCGGCGCTCGCCCGCTTCTATAACGCCAAGTACAACGGCCAGAACGTACGCGTGGTCAGCCTGCTCAAAGCCGTGAGTGAGCCGAACATGAATGGCATGGCGGAGATTCGCGTGGCCGAAACCGACGAAGCGCGGGTCAGCATGGCGCGCAGTCTGGCGGCGGATACCTTGCTGCGCCTGGGCATGCTGGCCGTGGGTGCATTGTTGCTGGTGTGGTTTGCGGTCAGTGCGGCATTGCGTCCGCTGGAGCGCTTGCGCACCGCCGTCGAAGAGCGCCAGCCCGACGACTTGCGGCCTCTGCCGCTGGTGGAAGTCCAGCATGAACTCGGGCCATTGGTTCGCGCGCTCAACCATTTCACCGAGCGCCTGCGCGGCCAGTTCGAGCGACAAGCGCAGTTCATCGCCGATGCTGCCCACGAATTGCTTACGCCGCTGGCGGCGCTGAAAGCTCGGCTGGAATTGGGCCTGCGTTCAAACGAGCCGGAGACCTGGCGCACAACCCTCGAGTCATCCGCACAAAGCACCGATCGCCTGACGCATCTGGCCAATCAGCTGCTGTCGCTGGCCCGCGTCGAAAACGGTGCGCGGGCGATCGCCGAGGGCGGCGCGCAACTGCTCGATCTGAGCCAATTGGCGCGCGAGCTGGGTATGGCCATGGCGCCTCTGGCGCACAAGCGCGGCGTAGCGCTGGCCTTGGAGGCGGATGAGCCGGTGTGGCTGCGTGGCGAACCGACCTTGCTTAACGAACTGTTGAGCAATCTGGTCGATAACGCACTGGCGCATACCCCGCAGGGTGGCAATGTGATCTTGCGGGTGACGGCACCGGCAGTGCTTGAGGTTGAAGACGACGGGCCAGGCATTCCGCAGGAAGAGCGCGATCGCGTGTTCGAGCGGTTTTACCGGCGTAATCAGCAGGTCGCCGGATCAGGCCTGGGCCTGGCGATTGTCGGCGAGATCTGCCGGGCGCATCTGGCGCAGATCACCTTGCATGACGGTGAGCAGGCGGGGTTGAAGGTGCGGGTGAGTTTTATCGCTGGGTGA
- a CDS encoding response regulator — MRVLLVEDHLQLAESVAQALKSTGLTVDVLHDGVAADLALGSEEYAVAILDVGLPRMDGFEVLARLRARGKNLPVLMLTARSDVKDRVHGLNLGADDYLAKPFELTELEARVKALLRRSVLGGERQQRCGVLAYDLDTRRFTLGEELLTLTSREQAVLEALIARPGRVMSKEQLAAQVFGLDEEASPDAIEIYVHRLRKKLDGQPVAIVTFRGLGYLLESRDA, encoded by the coding sequence ATGCGTGTCCTGCTCGTCGAAGACCATCTGCAACTGGCCGAAAGCGTGGCTCAGGCGCTCAAGAGCACCGGTCTGACCGTGGATGTGTTGCACGATGGCGTGGCTGCCGACCTGGCGCTCGGCAGTGAGGAATACGCCGTGGCGATTCTCGACGTCGGCCTGCCTCGCATGGACGGTTTCGAGGTACTGGCCCGTCTGCGTGCCCGCGGCAAGAACCTGCCCGTCCTGATGCTGACGGCGCGCAGTGATGTGAAGGACCGCGTACATGGCCTCAATCTCGGTGCTGACGATTATCTGGCCAAGCCGTTTGAACTGACGGAACTGGAAGCGCGGGTCAAAGCCTTGCTGCGCCGCAGTGTCCTGGGCGGCGAGCGTCAGCAGCGCTGTGGCGTGCTGGCCTATGACCTCGACACCCGGCGCTTCACCCTCGGCGAAGAATTGCTGACCCTGACGTCGCGCGAGCAAGCCGTTCTCGAAGCGCTGATCGCGCGGCCGGGGCGAGTGATGAGCAAGGAGCAGCTCGCCGCCCAGGTATTCGGCCTCGACGAAGAAGCCAGCCCCGACGCGATCGAAATCTACGTGCACCGCTTGCGCAAGAAGCTCGACGGCCAGCCCGTGGCCATCGTGACTTTCCGCGGCCTCGGCTACCTGCTGGAAAGCCGCGATGCATAA
- a CDS encoding Bug family tripartite tricarboxylate transporter substrate binding protein, producing the protein MNLSLRKVALAAGAMLFAGQLLAEPKRPECIAPASPGGGFDLTCKLVQSALVNQKLLSKPMRVTYMPGGVGAVAYNAVVAQRPADAGTLVAWSSGSLLNLAQGKFGRFDETNVRWLAAVGTSYGAIAVKSDSPYKTLDDLVQALKKDPGSVVIGSGGTVGSQDWMQTALIAKAAGINPRELRYVALEGGGEIATALLGGHIQVGSTDISDSMPHIQSGDMRLLAVFADKRLDEPEMKDIPTAREQGYDIVWPVVRGFYLGPKVSDEDYAWWKDAFDKLLASDEFATLRDQRELFPFAMTGAELDTYVKKQVADYKVLAKEFGLIQ; encoded by the coding sequence ATGAACTTATCACTGCGTAAAGTTGCGCTCGCCGCTGGCGCGATGCTGTTTGCCGGGCAACTGCTGGCCGAACCAAAACGGCCTGAATGCATCGCCCCCGCCTCCCCCGGCGGTGGTTTCGACCTGACCTGCAAACTGGTGCAGAGCGCACTGGTCAACCAGAAGCTGCTGAGCAAGCCGATGCGCGTGACCTACATGCCCGGCGGTGTCGGTGCGGTCGCGTACAACGCAGTAGTTGCGCAACGTCCGGCGGATGCCGGCACGCTGGTAGCCTGGTCGAGCGGTTCGCTGTTGAACCTGGCTCAGGGCAAGTTCGGTCGCTTCGATGAGACCAACGTGCGCTGGCTCGCGGCGGTCGGCACCAGCTATGGCGCCATCGCGGTGAAAAGCGATTCGCCCTACAAGACCCTCGACGATCTCGTGCAGGCCTTGAAGAAAGATCCAGGCTCGGTGGTCATTGGCTCCGGCGGCACCGTCGGCAGCCAGGACTGGATGCAAACTGCATTGATCGCCAAGGCCGCCGGGATCAATCCCCGTGAGCTGCGTTACGTGGCACTCGAAGGCGGCGGCGAAATCGCCACTGCTCTGCTCGGCGGTCACATCCAGGTTGGCAGTACCGATATCTCCGACTCCATGCCGCACATCCAGAGCGGTGACATGCGCCTGCTCGCGGTGTTCGCCGACAAGCGTCTCGACGAGCCGGAAATGAAAGACATCCCGACCGCCCGCGAGCAGGGCTACGACATCGTCTGGCCGGTGGTGCGCGGCTTCTACCTCGGGCCGAAAGTCAGCGACGAAGACTACGCCTGGTGGAAAGACGCGTTCGACAAACTGCTGGCCTCCGACGAGTTCGCCACCCTGCGCGATCAGCGTGAACTGTTCCCGTTCGCCATGACTGGCGCGGAACTGGACACCTATGTGAAGAAGCAGGTAGCCGACTACAAAGTGCTGGCCAAAGAGTTCGGCCTGATCCAGTGA
- a CDS encoding tripartite tricarboxylate transporter TctB family protein, which yields MLIQRIFASVLLLVCAGLALMAWPYQAAFSYEPVGPRAFPLLMLGLMGLALLYMVFRPAPIKHSEDEPPLDRETLTKIAICVALLLVFAGLFEPLGFILSSIVIGIPMARLYGGRWVPSIVVTTLMAIGLYLLFDRVMEVPLPLGLLDVLEN from the coding sequence ATGCTTATTCAACGCATTTTCGCCTCGGTGTTGCTGCTGGTTTGCGCCGGTCTGGCACTGATGGCGTGGCCGTACCAGGCGGCTTTTTCCTACGAACCGGTCGGCCCGCGCGCCTTCCCGCTGCTGATGCTTGGCCTGATGGGCCTGGCGCTGCTGTACATGGTGTTCCGCCCGGCGCCGATCAAACACAGTGAAGACGAGCCGCCGCTGGACCGCGAAACCCTGACCAAGATTGCAATCTGCGTCGCACTGTTGCTGGTGTTCGCCGGCCTGTTCGAACCGCTGGGTTTCATCCTCAGCAGCATCGTGATCGGCATTCCGATGGCGCGCCTGTACGGCGGGCGCTGGGTGCCGAGCATCGTCGTCACCACGCTGATGGCCATTGGTCTGTACCTGTTGTTCGATCGGGTGATGGAAGTCCCGCTGCCCCTTGGCCTGCTCGACGTGCTGGAGAACTGA
- a CDS encoding tripartite tricarboxylate transporter permease — MDTLGYLGQGFGVALSPYNLVTALTGTLIGTVVGLLPGLGPINGVALLIPIAFALGLPPESALILLAAVYLGCEYGGRISSILLNIPGEASTVMTTLDGYPMARQGMAGVALSLSAWSSFIGAFIATCGMVLFAPLLAKWAIAFGPAEYFVLMVFAIVCLGGMAGDRPLKTFIAALIGLFLSSVGIDANSGVYRFTGDNIHLTDGIQFVVLVLGLFSISEILLLLEKTHRGQEAVKATGRMMFNFKEAASVFVVNIRCGLLGFIMGVLPGAGATLASAVAYMTEKRIAGASGKFGQGDARGLAAPETAIGASACGALVPMLTLGVPGSGTTAVMIGALSLYNITPGPLLFQQQPDIVWGLIASLFIANIMLVILNIPMIRIFTRILAVPNWALVPVIAIITGIGVYAVHATTFDLFLMVGIGIFGYILRKLDFPLSPVLLGFILGGLMEQNLRRALSISNGALEILWSSPITFGVWVLTALMLLFPLIRIWRKRAVARRAIADV, encoded by the coding sequence ATGGATACCCTCGGTTATTTGGGTCAAGGCTTCGGCGTCGCGCTGAGCCCGTACAACCTGGTCACGGCGCTGACCGGCACCTTGATCGGCACCGTCGTCGGGCTGCTGCCGGGCCTCGGCCCGATCAACGGCGTGGCGCTGCTGATCCCGATTGCGTTCGCACTCGGTTTGCCGCCGGAGTCGGCGTTGATCCTGCTCGCGGCGGTGTATCTGGGCTGCGAATACGGCGGCCGGATCAGCTCGATCCTGCTGAACATTCCCGGCGAAGCATCCACCGTCATGACCACCCTCGACGGCTACCCGATGGCCCGCCAAGGCATGGCCGGTGTGGCGTTGTCGCTGTCGGCGTGGAGTTCGTTCATCGGCGCGTTCATCGCCACGTGCGGGATGGTGTTGTTTGCGCCGCTGCTGGCGAAGTGGGCGATTGCTTTCGGACCGGCGGAATATTTCGTGTTGATGGTGTTTGCGATCGTCTGTCTCGGCGGCATGGCCGGTGATCGACCATTGAAGACCTTTATCGCGGCATTGATCGGCCTGTTCCTGTCCAGCGTCGGCATCGACGCGAACAGCGGCGTGTACCGTTTTACCGGCGACAATATTCACCTGACCGACGGCATTCAATTCGTGGTGCTGGTGCTGGGTCTGTTCTCGATCAGCGAAATCCTCTTGCTGCTGGAAAAAACCCATCGCGGCCAGGAAGCGGTAAAAGCGACCGGGCGCATGATGTTCAACTTCAAGGAAGCGGCTTCGGTGTTCGTGGTGAACATTCGTTGCGGCCTGCTCGGTTTCATCATGGGCGTGTTGCCGGGTGCGGGCGCGACATTGGCCAGCGCCGTGGCCTACATGACCGAAAAGCGCATCGCCGGTGCGAGCGGCAAGTTCGGCCAGGGCGATGCCCGTGGCCTGGCTGCACCGGAAACGGCGATCGGTGCTTCGGCCTGCGGCGCGCTGGTGCCGATGCTGACACTGGGCGTACCGGGTTCGGGCACCACGGCGGTGATGATCGGCGCGCTGTCGCTGTACAACATCACCCCAGGCCCGCTGCTGTTCCAGCAACAACCGGATATCGTCTGGGGCCTGATCGCGTCGTTGTTCATCGCCAACATCATGCTGGTGATCCTCAACATCCCGATGATCCGCATTTTCACGCGCATCCTCGCCGTGCCGAACTGGGCACTGGTGCCGGTCATCGCGATCATCACCGGGATCGGCGTCTACGCGGTTCACGCCACCACTTTCGACCTGTTCCTGATGGTCGGCATCGGCATCTTCGGGTACATCCTGCGCAAGCTCGACTTCCCGTTGTCGCCGGTATTGCTGGGCTTCATCCTCGGCGGTCTGATGGAGCAGAACCTGCGTCGCGCGCTGTCGATTTCCAACGGTGCGCTGGAAATCCTCTGGTCGAGCCCGATCACTTTCGGTGTGTGGGTGCTGACCGCGCTGATGCTGCTGTTCCCGCTGATTCGCATCTGGCGCAAACGCGCGGTCGCTCGTCGCGCTATCGCCGATGTCTGA
- a CDS encoding AbrB family transcriptional regulator: MSDRSSLKAWWGTPLVGLLGGFIASQIGWPLPWMVGSLLAIILVRCLTPWQLAEIPGGRKCGQWIVGIGIGLHFTPLVMEQVLSHFGLIFFGALVTSLSAVVGVWLMRRTGEDRATAFFSSMPGGSGEMVNLGARNGALLSHVAAGQSLRVLVVVLCVPAAFKYLLGDGTPISHAGSVDWRWLAILFPAGALLAWLWQRLRQPNPWLFGPLLVSAAVSITWDLHIGLPNGGSQIGQWLIGSGLGCHFNRQFFRRAPSFMGRTLIGTALTMLIASLAALGLSALTHLDLRSLTLGMMPGGIAEMSLTAETLQLSVPLVTALQVMRLLFVLFLAEPLFRYWNRNAA; the protein is encoded by the coding sequence ATGTCTGATCGCTCGTCCCTGAAAGCCTGGTGGGGCACCCCGCTGGTCGGTCTGCTGGGCGGTTTCATCGCCAGTCAGATCGGCTGGCCACTGCCGTGGATGGTCGGCTCATTGCTGGCGATCATCCTCGTGCGCTGCCTGACCCCGTGGCAACTGGCGGAAATCCCTGGCGGGCGCAAGTGCGGCCAGTGGATCGTCGGCATCGGTATCGGCCTGCACTTCACCCCGCTGGTGATGGAGCAGGTGCTCAGTCATTTCGGTCTGATCTTCTTCGGTGCGCTGGTCACCAGCCTGTCGGCGGTGGTCGGGGTGTGGCTGATGCGCCGCACAGGCGAAGATCGCGCCACCGCATTTTTCTCGAGCATGCCCGGCGGTTCCGGAGAGATGGTCAACCTCGGCGCGCGCAACGGTGCTTTGCTCAGCCATGTCGCGGCGGGGCAAAGTCTGCGGGTACTGGTGGTGGTGTTGTGCGTGCCGGCGGCGTTCAAGTATCTGCTCGGTGACGGCACGCCGATTTCTCATGCCGGCAGCGTCGATTGGCGCTGGTTGGCGATTCTGTTTCCGGCGGGCGCCCTGCTCGCCTGGCTCTGGCAGCGTCTGCGCCAACCCAATCCATGGCTGTTCGGGCCGTTGCTGGTCAGCGCGGCGGTGAGCATCACCTGGGATTTGCACATCGGTTTGCCCAACGGCGGCAGCCAGATCGGCCAATGGCTGATCGGCAGCGGTTTGGGCTGTCACTTCAATCGGCAATTCTTCCGACGCGCGCCGTCGTTCATGGGCCGGACGTTGATCGGCACGGCGCTGACCATGTTGATCGCGTCGCTGGCGGCGTTGGGCTTGAGTGCGCTGACCCATCTGGATCTGCGTTCGCTGACCCTGGGCATGATGCCGGGGGGGATTGCCGAGATGAGTCTGACGGCGGAGACACTGCAATTGTCGGTGCCACTGGTGACGGCGCTGCAGGTGATGCGGCTGCTGTTTGTGCTGTTTCTGGCGGAGCCGTTGTTCAGGTACTGGAATCGCAATGCCGCATGA
- the ung gene encoding uracil-DNA glycosylase, with amino-acid sequence MTADDRIKLEPSWKEALRAEFDQPYMAELRSFLQQERAAGKEIYPPGPLIFNALNSTPLDKVKVVILGQDPYHGPGQAHGLCFSVQPGVPAPPSLVNIYKELKRDLNIDIPNHGYLQSWADQGVLLLNTTMTVERANANAHKDKGWQHFTDRIIEVVSEKQPHLVFMLWGAHAQSKQKLIDATKHLVLTSVHPSPLSAYRGFLGCGHFSRTNKFLEQNGETPIDWRLPPI; translated from the coding sequence ATGACTGCTGACGACCGTATCAAACTCGAACCGAGCTGGAAGGAGGCACTGCGTGCTGAGTTCGACCAGCCTTACATGGCAGAGTTGCGCAGCTTTCTGCAGCAGGAGCGGGCGGCCGGCAAGGAGATCTACCCGCCTGGGCCGTTGATTTTCAATGCGCTGAACTCGACGCCGCTGGACAAGGTGAAAGTGGTGATTCTCGGTCAGGATCCCTATCACGGCCCGGGCCAGGCCCACGGTCTGTGCTTCTCGGTGCAACCGGGCGTGCCGGCGCCACCGTCGCTGGTCAACATCTATAAAGAGCTGAAGCGCGACCTCAACATCGACATTCCCAACCACGGCTACCTGCAGAGCTGGGCCGATCAGGGCGTGCTGCTGCTCAACACCACCATGACCGTCGAGCGCGCCAACGCCAACGCGCACAAGGACAAGGGCTGGCAGCACTTCACCGACCGTATCATTGAAGTGGTCAGCGAAAAGCAGCCGCATCTGGTGTTCATGCTCTGGGGCGCCCATGCGCAGAGCAAGCAGAAGCTGATCGACGCCACCAAGCACCTGGTGCTGACCTCGGTGCATCCGTCGCCGTTGTCGGCCTATCGCGGGTTTTTGGGCTGTGGGCATTTCAGCCGGACCAACAAGTTTCTCGAACAGAATGGCGAAACGCCGATCGACTGGCGCCTTCCACCAATCTAA
- a CDS encoding enoyl-CoA hydratase/isomerase family protein: MNLHFEERTGTDGARIGIASLDAEKSLNALSLPMINALSDKLKVWADDPQIVCVLLRGNGAKAFCAGGEVRSLVEACRAHPGEVPPLAAQFFSAEYRLDYSLHTYPKPLICWGHGYVLGGGMGLLQGASTRIVTPSSRLAMPEISIGLYPDVGASWFLARLPGRLGLFLGLTGAHINGRDALDLDLADRFLLDEQQPQLIEGLLQLNWQEQTAMQLNSLLKALQQEALEQMPEAQWLPRRQQIDELLDVSDVTCAWKAISLHRDSSDPLIARAAKTMAEGSPLTAHLVWQQILRARHMSLAEVFQMEYTLSLNCCRHPEFSEGVRARLIDKDQKPHWHWPDINNVPDAVVEAHFHKVWEGRHPLADLTRY; this comes from the coding sequence ATGAATCTGCACTTCGAAGAACGCACCGGCACCGACGGCGCCCGCATCGGCATCGCCAGCCTGGATGCCGAAAAGTCGCTGAACGCGCTGTCCCTGCCGATGATCAACGCCCTCAGCGACAAATTGAAAGTATGGGCCGATGATCCGCAAATCGTCTGCGTATTGCTGCGCGGCAACGGTGCCAAGGCCTTCTGCGCCGGCGGCGAGGTGCGCAGCCTGGTCGAAGCCTGCCGCGCTCATCCCGGCGAAGTGCCGCCACTGGCCGCGCAGTTTTTCAGCGCGGAATATCGCCTGGATTACAGCCTGCACACCTATCCCAAACCGCTGATCTGCTGGGGCCACGGTTACGTGCTGGGCGGCGGCATGGGCCTGTTGCAGGGCGCCAGCACGCGGATCGTCACGCCGAGCAGCCGTCTGGCGATGCCGGAAATCAGCATTGGCCTGTATCCGGATGTTGGCGCCAGCTGGTTTCTCGCACGGCTGCCGGGCAGGCTCGGCTTGTTCCTCGGGCTGACCGGCGCGCACATCAACGGTCGCGATGCGCTGGATCTGGATCTGGCCGACCGCTTCCTGCTCGACGAACAGCAACCGCAACTGATCGAAGGCCTGCTGCAATTGAACTGGCAGGAACAGACCGCCATGCAGCTCAACAGCCTGCTCAAGGCTCTGCAGCAGGAGGCCCTTGAGCAAATGCCCGAAGCGCAATGGCTGCCGCGTCGCCAGCAGATCGACGAATTGCTCGACGTCAGCGACGTCACCTGTGCGTGGAAAGCCATCAGCCTGCACCGTGACAGCAGCGATCCGTTGATTGCCCGCGCGGCGAAAACCATGGCCGAGGGCTCGCCGCTGACCGCGCATCTGGTCTGGCAACAGATCCTCCGCGCGCGGCATATGTCGCTGGCCGAAGTATTCCAGATGGAATACACCCTGAGCCTCAACTGCTGCCGGCACCCGGAATTCAGCGAAGGCGTGCGCGCACGTTTGATCGACAAGGATCAGAAGCCGCACTGGCACTGGCCAGATATCAATAACGTGCCGGATGCGGTGGTCGAGGCGCACTTCCATAAAGTCTGGGAGGGGCGACATCCCTTGGCGGATCTGACCCGGTATTGA